One genomic window of Desulfurococcus mucosus DSM 2162 includes the following:
- a CDS encoding ATP-dependent helicase, which produces MGATPIVTALEDFTDEEVLGGLRPYVREWFVKKYGGLTPVQRRTIPLVKQGCNVLVSSPTGTGKTLAVFLGIIDDIYRQYEETGRMPDGVYVVYVSPLRALNNDMRKNLLEPVEGIVEEARSMGLELPRIKVAVRTSDSTPSEKQRMNRDPPHILITTPESLAIALNAPRFRERLANARILIVDEVHELASSKRGSHLAVSVERLEHLAGRRLQRIGLSATIAPLEDVALFLVGYNDDGSPRDCKIVDARFDKKMDIRVVSPVKDLIYSSAEEINEAIYDELRRIIKRHRTTLIFTNTRSSTERVVFKLRKIFEKEGVIDIDDIEAHHSSLSRDVRIEIENKLKNGELRAIVSSTSLELGIDIGYIDVVVLLSSPKSVTRLLQRVGRAGHHIRETSKGRVIVVDRDDLLECTVLAKLALQRKIDRIRIPRNPLDVLAQHIVGLALEKKWRIEDAYRLVRRTYTFHELSYSDFLSVLRYLAGQLGDFYEYQKVYSKIWLDENEGVFGRKKTTRMIYYQNIGVIPDESKAHVFTVDNRYVGDLEEAFVEYLAPGDLFVLGGRVYEYLQSKGFKVIVRQADGQRPTVPSWFSEMLPLAYDSAREVGRFRRLISEMLDEKGRERTVEYLVKEYRLQRHAAETICDYIMEQKLYAKGLVPSDELILIEIYDEPTRRNIIVHSIFGRKANDALARLYAYIVGQRLGVNVKLTVTDNGFMLTVPGHPRGEWLEWFRTIPVEKAWEILEKVVRRTDLLKRRFRHTAVRSFMLLRRYRDTEKSINKLQVNAEELLKAVEEIPGFPVLKETYREILMDYMHIDEAVEVLEKVRSGEIKVALMGPVDVPSPFAHSIVVHGYSDVVLMEDMRKLLARLHELVKQRLGEGSQLSEQA; this is translated from the coding sequence GTGGGGGCAACGCCTATAGTTACAGCGCTAGAGGACTTCACGGATGAAGAGGTTCTAGGAGGTCTCAGACCATACGTGAGGGAATGGTTCGTAAAGAAGTACGGAGGGCTAACACCAGTCCAGAGAAGGACAATACCTCTTGTCAAGCAGGGTTGCAACGTGCTTGTCTCAAGCCCAACGGGAACCGGGAAGACCCTGGCAGTCTTCCTGGGGATAATAGACGACATTTATAGACAATACGAGGAAACAGGGAGGATGCCGGACGGCGTCTACGTGGTTTATGTAAGCCCCCTCAGGGCGCTCAACAACGATATGAGGAAGAACCTCCTGGAGCCGGTTGAAGGCATAGTTGAAGAAGCGAGGAGCATGGGGCTGGAGCTTCCAAGGATAAAGGTAGCTGTAAGAACCAGTGACAGCACTCCGAGCGAGAAGCAGCGTATGAACAGGGATCCCCCGCACATCCTTATAACGACGCCGGAGAGCCTGGCTATAGCTTTGAATGCTCCGAGGTTCAGGGAGAGGTTGGCTAATGCCAGGATACTCATTGTCGACGAGGTTCACGAGCTTGCATCAAGCAAGAGGGGAAGCCACTTGGCCGTGAGCGTTGAGAGGCTTGAACACCTCGCTGGGAGACGGTTGCAGAGAATCGGGTTAAGCGCTACTATAGCGCCATTAGAGGATGTAGCCCTCTTCCTGGTAGGCTACAATGACGATGGCTCGCCCAGGGATTGTAAAATAGTTGACGCTAGGTTCGATAAGAAAATGGATATAAGGGTTGTCTCCCCGGTTAAAGACCTCATATATTCATCTGCCGAGGAGATCAATGAAGCAATATACGATGAGCTTAGAAGGATAATCAAGAGGCATCGTACAACACTCATATTCACGAACACCAGGAGTTCCACCGAGAGAGTAGTCTTCAAGCTCAGGAAGATCTTCGAGAAGGAGGGCGTGATCGACATAGATGACATAGAGGCGCATCACAGTAGCCTGAGTAGGGATGTAAGGATAGAAATAGAGAACAAGTTGAAGAACGGCGAGCTGAGAGCCATAGTTAGCTCTACATCGCTTGAGCTTGGAATAGACATAGGGTACATAGATGTAGTTGTATTGCTGAGCTCCCCTAAGAGTGTTACAAGGCTTCTCCAGAGAGTAGGGAGGGCTGGACACCATATCAGGGAGACAAGCAAGGGGAGAGTCATAGTGGTCGACCGCGATGACCTCCTCGAGTGCACAGTGCTCGCCAAGCTCGCCCTCCAGAGGAAGATCGATAGGATAAGGATACCGCGTAACCCTCTCGATGTTCTCGCACAGCATATCGTGGGGCTTGCACTGGAGAAGAAGTGGAGGATAGAGGACGCCTATAGGTTGGTTAGGAGGACATATACTTTCCATGAGTTAAGCTACAGCGACTTCCTCTCAGTGCTCAGATACCTAGCTGGGCAGCTAGGCGACTTCTACGAGTATCAGAAAGTGTACTCTAAGATATGGCTTGACGAGAATGAGGGAGTATTCGGGAGGAAGAAGACGACTAGGATGATATACTATCAGAACATAGGCGTGATACCAGACGAGAGCAAGGCACACGTCTTCACGGTTGACAACCGTTACGTCGGAGATCTCGAAGAAGCCTTCGTCGAGTACCTTGCACCAGGCGATCTCTTCGTGTTAGGAGGCAGGGTTTACGAGTACCTGCAAAGCAAGGGCTTCAAGGTGATAGTGAGGCAGGCGGATGGACAGAGGCCAACGGTCCCCTCATGGTTCAGTGAAATGCTTCCGCTAGCATACGATTCAGCGAGGGAGGTTGGGCGTTTCAGGAGGCTCATATCCGAGATGCTTGATGAGAAGGGGAGGGAGCGCACAGTGGAGTACCTTGTTAAAGAATACAGGTTGCAGAGGCATGCGGCTGAAACAATATGCGACTACATCATGGAGCAGAAGCTCTATGCAAAGGGCCTCGTGCCATCAGACGAGCTGATACTAATAGAAATATATGATGAGCCGACTAGGAGGAACATAATAGTTCACTCGATCTTCGGCCGTAAAGCCAACGATGCGTTAGCAAGGCTTTACGCCTACATAGTGGGGCAGAGACTCGGAGTAAACGTTAAGCTAACCGTGACGGACAACGGGTTTATGCTCACGGTGCCCGGCCATCCCCGTGGGGAGTGGCTTGAATGGTTTAGAACCATACCGGTGGAGAAGGCATGGGAGATACTTGAGAAAGTAGTGAGGAGGACTGATCTACTTAAGAGGAGATTCAGGCACACGGCTGTCAGAAGCTTCATGTTGCTAAGGAGGTATAGGGATACTGAGAAAAGCATCAACAAGCTCCAGGTCAACGCTGAAGAGTTATTGAAGGCTGTTGAGGAAATACCTGGGTTCCCAGTTCTAAAGGAGACCTATAGGGAGATACTAATGGACTACATGCACATAGATGAGGCGGTGGAAGTACTCGAAAAGGTGAGGAGCGGCGAGATAAAGGTGGCTTTAATGGGTCCCGTTGATGTACCGAGCCCATTTGCACACAGCATAGTCGTACATGGCTATAGCGATGTAGTCTTGATGGAGGACATGAGGAAGCTACTTGCAAGACTGCATGAACTCGTCAAACAGAGGCTCGGTGAGGGAAGCCAGCTCTCTGAGCAAGCATAG
- a CDS encoding glycosyltransferase, with the protein MTGLLAVLLIVLPQAWFYATYTVLVLKATGCRMQTHLSGRARGVSFIIPVRREPIEYLERAVNYIHGLGVEDYEIIVVSDDDEDVGEVLFERLVEWRRKGVNVWLVRRSIPEGYRTGAVNTGLWLSRGDYVYVVDVDAMLDKCLLEKAIGVLEANGNVAAVVGRWEPLNLDTRLSEALGYSMKFIIDAIYRGRSCMGLSVFPLGTGTLFRARVLKGILKGWDQERIQDDMEIGARMMYHGLGVKYIDECAVYVENPSTYRALRIQQSRWAYGATDVLVTRLSHILRSKQGFLGKMEALAFLSQYIVPSLVFLGSLVLAVQVVVRPVDVLWEYAYLLLLLLASQAIFGRHYYRKLKEYSGSGLKALINMGRSAAVTTALSPYYFSSVVKALVRVRMQYARTPKGIHQSASGRLRAPWELVFAAFFTATGLLGLTRGAVVTGLWLLSNALAYSYVIYRWPRDVFFK; encoded by the coding sequence ATGACGGGTTTACTCGCAGTGCTACTGATAGTGTTGCCGCAAGCATGGTTCTACGCTACATACACGGTACTAGTATTGAAGGCTACTGGTTGCAGGATGCAGACCCACCTCTCCGGCAGAGCCCGTGGCGTATCCTTTATCATCCCGGTTAGGCGGGAGCCCATTGAGTACCTTGAGAGGGCTGTGAACTACATCCATGGATTAGGCGTTGAAGACTACGAGATAATAGTTGTCTCCGATGACGATGAGGATGTTGGAGAAGTGTTGTTCGAGAGGCTTGTTGAGTGGAGGAGGAAGGGGGTGAACGTGTGGCTCGTGCGGAGAAGTATCCCCGAAGGATATCGTACAGGCGCTGTAAACACGGGGCTCTGGCTCTCCAGGGGTGACTATGTGTACGTAGTTGACGTTGACGCAATGCTTGATAAATGTCTCCTGGAGAAGGCTATAGGCGTTCTCGAGGCGAATGGGAATGTAGCAGCCGTGGTCGGTAGATGGGAGCCGTTGAACCTCGACACCAGGCTAAGCGAGGCCCTCGGATACTCCATGAAGTTCATAATTGACGCCATATACCGTGGTAGAAGCTGCATGGGGTTAAGCGTGTTCCCTCTTGGCACGGGAACCTTGTTCAGAGCCCGGGTTCTCAAAGGGATCCTGAAAGGATGGGATCAAGAGAGGATACAGGACGACATGGAGATAGGGGCCAGGATGATGTATCACGGCCTCGGGGTAAAGTACATAGATGAGTGCGCTGTCTACGTGGAGAACCCGTCAACCTATAGGGCGCTACGTATCCAGCAGTCTAGATGGGCATACGGTGCCACAGATGTGCTTGTCACAAGGCTCAGCCACATACTGCGCTCCAAGCAGGGCTTCCTGGGTAAGATGGAGGCATTGGCATTTCTCTCCCAGTACATAGTGCCTTCACTAGTGTTCCTCGGGAGTCTAGTTCTAGCGGTTCAAGTGGTGGTGAGACCCGTGGACGTGCTGTGGGAGTATGCATACCTCCTATTACTACTACTGGCTTCGCAAGCCATCTTTGGAAGACACTACTACAGGAAGCTAAAGGAGTACTCGGGCTCCGGCTTAAAGGCGCTTATCAACATGGGGAGGAGTGCAGCAGTTACCACAGCCCTCTCACCCTATTACTTCTCCTCAGTTGTAAAAGCCCTTGTAAGAGTGAGGATGCAGTATGCAAGGACACCTAAGGGGATTCATCAATCAGCGTCCGGGAGACTCCGAGCACCATGGGAGCTAGTCTTCGCCGCTTTCTTCACGGCAACCGGGCTACTCGGCCTGACCCGTGGAGCAGTGGTGACAGGGCTCTGGCTGCTATCCAACGCTCTCGCATACAGCTACGTGATTTACAGGTGGCCCAGGGACGTCTTCTTCAAGTAG
- a CDS encoding MBL fold metallo-hydrolase, with the protein MVRVSWHGHACVSILRDNGYTITIDPHDGYSIGIKRPEVKADLVLVTHDHFDHNAVDVVSKSGKTRVLKSFRGEAVVDDVRIRGFRTFHDKYKGKRRGENTVYIVEVDGKRIAHLGDLGDIPDASVLSALKGVDLLITPVGGTFTIEPGEAWSIIEEVKPLNVLPIHYWITGVTLPLKPIDEFLKAVKGYSVVRLDSNSFTLENYSNSVIQPRYV; encoded by the coding sequence ATGGTAAGGGTATCGTGGCATGGACACGCCTGCGTCTCCATTCTAAGGGACAACGGCTACACCATCACCATAGATCCCCATGACGGGTATAGTATAGGGATTAAGAGGCCTGAAGTGAAAGCCGATCTCGTCCTGGTCACACACGACCACTTCGACCACAACGCCGTAGACGTGGTTTCTAAGAGTGGGAAGACCAGGGTGCTTAAGTCGTTCAGAGGGGAGGCAGTGGTCGATGATGTAAGAATACGTGGCTTCCGCACTTTCCACGACAAGTATAAGGGGAAGAGACGCGGCGAGAACACCGTGTACATTGTGGAGGTAGATGGGAAGCGGATAGCACACCTCGGGGATCTCGGCGATATACCTGACGCCAGCGTTCTCTCAGCACTTAAAGGAGTAGACCTATTGATCACACCCGTTGGCGGGACCTTCACTATTGAGCCTGGAGAAGCGTGGAGCATAATTGAAGAGGTAAAGCCCCTCAATGTACTGCCAATACACTACTGGATCACAGGCGTGACCCTCCCGCTTAAGCCTATCGACGAGTTCCTGAAGGCGGTGAAAGGCTACAGCGTGGTCAGGCTGGACTCCAACAGCTTCACACTCGAGAACTACTCTAACAGTGTCATCCAGCCAAGGTACGTTTAA